From the genome of Dermacentor andersoni chromosome 3, qqDerAnde1_hic_scaffold, whole genome shotgun sequence:
agggagcggtaagaagcacattaaacaaaagcatggcatatggtcatgtttgtgttatgaattaatgcattggattaaaaaaaaagcagtaggaaatcgcacgctgagaacaccgatacacatacagtgcgacgcaactcgagaaataatactgaaacgtccaagaatttagaagaaaaaagaagattgaatcgtcgcgacggcacatgacatcgtaggcgtcgaagtctctacaatgaaattatttttgaacaggtctgatagcgcccacgcaacattggttgcttgcatactgtcaaatgctcatattcggcgacctaaagctcatggcacgatACGAAAACGCGTAcacggcgaaagcgaaacagtgcgcggacaagcatgcagacgcgcagtcggtcgctgcaaatctgtgcgatcgctgcattgaggcttcattctattacgctccgtttagttatacaaacactataagaacatatttagcatagtttgctctcagcgtttacctacctttcacgcaagaagccggttcgggagactccatcgcggcgaccgcgcgcagtggcgttcactgtacgtattcggtgaagagatagcgtctgtaaacgattctgtgctttaagtttgcccaagattattatttcgacagtacaAAACTTCtttcgtttcgaaagtacttacagaaatgtctgggagagctcgcgcgtggtgttttcagtgagcgctgacagcaaaacctatgaggagcgcgccgcgtgatccctcatactacgccagcgaggcggttccgatagatggcgactccgcaactcctcgccgccaatactatCGCCTTTCGCTACGCTTCTTGCCGTTTAACGTTGCTGGCACGCCGTGCTCTCCGCGCTCGCGTGGTAAAATTATGGCATGCTCTTCGTTAGCCTGAAGTGCGCTTCAACGGCGAAAGTTTGCAATAGCCAGTGATCCTTAGTCTTTGCTGTAGAAGGTTTATTCCCCGCAATTTTTTTCTGGAGCTTTAATGGCGAAAGTTaacatatggacactccaggcgcatttctgccgtcgccctCGCCATCGTCGTGACGTTCGTTCCgtgtgaagtccaagggcgataacacggTCACCGCAGgtcgtacgctgtatgtgcgagtgaaagcgcgcgagggtagGGAGCGATCGCTGCTCAATGTGGCGCGCGCTCAGAACGAAAGGGGAGAACAAAGGCTCCCCCTTTCATCTTCCCTTGCGCGAAATGCCGTGAGGGgtcggagggagggagggaggacgGCGTTGTGCTCGGGCAGCAAATGCTTGTTTCGCGACAGGGCGGAAGGGGAattgacgatcgcggctcaatcttatGGTCgatagggaggaaagcggggaggcagcgtggAAAGGAGGGGGCGGCCTCGACTCTGCAAACAAATGCATACTTTGCACGGCTTCGCGCGCCGTATCttcaaagggatctgcagacgtcTCATACcgttgtgcgcgctgtgttttcgccactTTTGAGTTGAAGCGAtcgacagcacgaaggtcacttcgctcgctgctgctgccgcgcttgaacaagcgttttgacagcgtgcgtccgcgctcatcgagtgtgatttgTTCATGTTCGCTTGTGGCGCTCTGACACCGTGCTTGATAATTCAGTTACCAAGCGAATGTGTCCAATTTGagacggccgataaaactaatatccttacttcgtgcagctgtttactaatctgctatcgcaatcgatgctctgCCTCTCGGCCAAAACTGTGACAGTTTTCGGTTAAGACGGTAAAGTAGTTAATTTATGTGCTCGTGTTTGACCATTGTTCTACCTTTGCTTAGAAGCTCGTGAAATTTTCTCTCGAGACAATTAACAGAGCAAGCTGAACATATTCCttggggtgggcagcgcaacccggacgaagaaCAAACGGAAGTGGGCGATACTAGTGTATACGAGCGCTGGTATCGTCCACTTCTTGTTGTCCTTCGCCCGGATTGCCCACCCCAAGGAATATATTGATTGACCTAATTCATTAATTTAGGCTTCGTGTCAGGCATCAGTACACGAGCTTAATCTTTTCGAGAGCAATTATATTGCAAGAAATCTGGTAACCGCCTAAGACAAGTCAACCATCTAATGTTTCCTGGCTTCGAGTAACATATCCCCCATTAATCAGCGGCGTTTCTGATCAGCGGTTCCGTTAATACTCAGAAATGTGCTCGCAAATGCTGTCGCAGCAATTCCCTTACATATGGGCGTGACATGCAGTGTACTTCATTGTCGTCCTCTTCGCGTTGGCATCGGCGGCAGCTCTGATCTCCTGCCTGGAACCTCTCGTCAGCCGAATCAACATCGGGACGTCGAAGTATGTGGTCATTTTTCGTATAGCGGCGACAGTGCCTCAAAAAACTTTGTTTCACAGGAGCCGTCAACGTCGGATAGCAAGCATAATGTATTGAAGTATAGGAGTGCACGCAGCTGTTTCGTGCATTTAGCTCCGTTATTCTCCTTCTACTTTATAATTTTCATCCAGACACTTTATTTGCCAGGTTGTGTTGATGGTGAACAAGCAACAGTAGTTAAACTGTTGTTCACCAAACGAACTCTCTATTTGGCGAACTCGTGCCCGAAAGAAGAGTAACATTCCGACTACGAAACGTTAGTGACGAACACAATCGTAGGTCGCCGAAACCTTATCTACATGTCAAGTGCGCCGGTTATCTATGCATGACTCATTGTACATCGCATTGTGATCACTGATGCTCACGTACGTTCCAGAATGCACAGCACTATACACATCGCTCACGCAATCTGATTAGACGAGATTAGACCAAACGAGAATCACCGACTACTTTCGAGAAAGTTCAGAAGCGTGTAGGTGCGCCTAAACCCCGAGCGATAACTCTGTAACAGTGGTTAGCCGGTGAAACTCGATCACCGGAGAAAGGCAAACAATGCACGCGTGTCAATATTACAACACTGTGAAACAATTTAGGTACCCGCCAATGTGATGCAATTTACCGTCATTTTGCAGTAATGCGCATAGGTACCCGAGCCTGTCGAACCATGGCGACTCAGAATTCAATGCAGCGCTACTGAGAGCTATCAAAACAAAGCGAAGCGATTATCCCAAAATACCGTTCTAGTGATAGCACTGCAAGGAGTTGCGAAGAAGTTCATAAAATGTAATGCTGAAAGCTAAATATTTAAGGTGCCCTGCTGTTGCCCGTGAAGCTGTGTTCACTGGTGGTCTCAGCGCACTCAACTTTTCCTACCAGGAGAGTCGCGTTCCCACCCTCGTGCGCGGTAAATGCTGTTGCGTGGACCATATTAGTAAACACGTTGTTGCTATCATTCTATCCATTCATCATGCATTCTACTCACTCTTGTTTTTCAGGGTTCCCAATAAGTTCCCAACTTGCTTCCAGACGCCCATGGAGGTCAGGCAGGTGGCGCTGCTGGCGTTTGGTATCTTCGTGGCAATAGCCTGGTTCTTGCTGCGACGCAACGACACATTCGGCTGGATCCTGCAAGACGTGCTGGGCGTCGCATTCTGCATAAACATGCTCAAGAGCTTCCACCTTCCCAACTTGAAGGTACTCAGCAACGTTACGGTTGAGCATGTAAATGCGTAAGCAAAGCGGGGATATTTCATCTGGTCACAACAGTCGATGCGAAGTGCAAGACCCACTTGGCCCGTGTATCCGGGTCACCCACGGCCAGTCTGCACTAATCACCCCTCGGCAATCGTGTCTTCAATACAAAACACTCGCAACCAATCCTCCGCGCGCACTATCAATTTACAGAAAGATATGTCACAGCTACATTAATTTTCCAGAGGAAAAGTGGAAAGTCACCTATCAATAGAAAGGTCAGGTAAGGAGACaaaacctctccaatgctattcactgcatgcttagaagtttttaagctattagactgggaaggcttaggagtgaggatcaatggcaaACATTTCAATAACCTTCGGCTTGCAGATTGCGTTGTCCTGTTCAACAACCCAGGAATTGAGATGGTACAAATGATTTTGGACCTTAACTGATAAAGtgcaagagtagggttgaagatcaTTCTggagaagacaaaggtaatgttcaaaaGCCTGGCAAGGGAGCATGAATTCATGGTCgttagtcagcctctagagtctgtacaggagtacgtttatctaggtcaattactcgcagcGGTCGCTCTCCATGAGAACGAAACCTGCAGAAGAATAAGAACTAGTTGTGTTACCAACGGCAGGCTTACCAAAACCTGATTGGGAGCTAACCACTGTCCgttagaaacaaaaatgtacaatCGTTATATTCTATatataccggtgctaacatatgaggcagaaatttggaggttaacaaagaagctctagcacatgaccgcgcaaagagcgatggaacggatatatgttaggcataacgttaggagacaggaagagagcggtgcggatGAGACAGGAAGCGGAGACAGCccatattctagttgacattacgagaaaataatggagctgggcaggcaatGTATTGCGTAGGGAAGATAACTGGTGggccattagagttgcagaatgggtgataaagaaggaaagcgcagtcaaggacggcagaaaactaggtggggtgatgaaatgaggaaatttgtaGGCGCAAATTGGAATCACCTAGCGCAAGACACGGTTAATTAGACATCgctggcagaggccttcgtccagcgTATGGCATAAatagacgatgatgatgatgatgattatgatgatgatgatgtcacaaCAAAGGCTGCGAATTGTTTCACTTCTCTCACCTAGAAAAGAAAACCATGTGCTTTTAAACAGTTCGGTGTAGGAAGAAACACGATGGCATTTGGAACGTGAACTGGACTAAAAAATATATATCATTGAAATATTCCTTTATCTTGAGATATATTGTGTAGAACGCACATATGGTAGTAGCCAATGTTCAACGGATAGCTTAATAATCGGGAGATGCGGACATTGCCTGCATGACATATTGCAATTTTCAGGTGGCTACTTTAAAGGACTCACTTATTACTGTTTTAAATACTCAAATAGAGGGATCAGGAAACACTTATTCAACGTACGCATAGTAAGGAAACGTTGCCGATTTGTCGTAGAGATTGCGGtaaacatgtgagccaaatatcgTAATGCGTGAAGCAGGTAATTTGCAATCACGCctcaaaacataaaaaaaaaactcgctttCTCTTCCGCAATGTGGTCATGCAGCGTCATCGCAAGCCGCTGGGCCCACCCACGCTAATGGCTGGTTTCGTGATTGTGAGAACGTTCGCAGCAATACATATTCGCTAATCTTGAGTTAAATAATCGAAGCATatatgtgtcatcatcatcatcagcagcagcctggctacgcccactgcaggtaaattgcctctcccatacctctaaAACTGCCCCCGTCATgtcctaattgtggccatgttgtccttgcaaaattctcaatctcatccgcctacctaactttctgctaccccctgctacgcttcccttttcttggaatccagtcctatAACCTTTAATAACCATCGCTTATCTtaccttctcttggaatccagtccgtaaccttcgGCTATCTTACCTCcttattacatgccctgcccatgcccatttctttttcttgatttcaactaagatgtcattaactcgcgtttgttccctcacccaatctgctctcttcttatcccccttaacgttacacccatcattcttctttccatagctcgttgcatcttcctcaatttaagtagaacccttttcgtaagcgtccaggtttctccttagatgagtactggtgagacataGCTGTTACACAtttctctcttgagggataatgacaacctgctgttcatgatctgagagtgcctgccaaacgcacaattcttctgattatttcagtctcttgatccggatccgcagtcactatcttccctgagtagatgtattcccttaccacttccagtgcctcgctacctatcgtaaactgctgttctcttccgagactgttaaacattactttagttttctgcagattaatttttagaccaaccctcctgctttgcctgtccaggtaagggagcatgcattgcaattggtcccctgagttactaagcaaggcaatattatcagcgaatcgcaagttactaagatattctccattaactcttatccccaattcttcccaatccaggtctctgattacctcctgtaaacacgctgtgaatagcattggagagatcgtatctccctgcctgacgcctttctttactgaGATTTTGTTGCTTGATTTATGGAGGACTTCGGTGGCTGTGGGGCCGATATAGATATCTTTGAGTacatttacatacggctcgtctacaccctgattccgcagtgcttccatgactgctgaggtttcgactgaatcaaacactttctcgtaatcaatgaaagctatatatatataagggttgattatattccgcacatttctctatcacataattcatagtgtgaatatggtctattgttgagtagcattaACGAAATCCAGCCTGGccctttgattgacagaagtcaaaggtgttcctgattctatttgcaattaccttagtaaatacttagTAAAGATATGTGTATCCGATCTCAAACAAAAAATAGGAAAACAGTTAAACATTGTCTCATTTTTGAACTGCCGGTGACACATGACAATTGCGCGTAGCTGCGTAGGCTGCGCGTGGCCTGTGAGATAGCAGCGGTTGAGCTGCGCAGCGAAGCCTGTACCGCCGCTGCCACGGGAGGCCGCGGCGCCTCGATGTCATCGCCGCCGAGAcacccaatttcttttcttttttttggggggggggctttgACCCTGTGATTCTTTTCCCCTTTGTAGCTTCCAACGCCCTAGCGAGGACGGAAAGAGAGACAAAGGTGATTATCGGTGCACCAACTCCGCGCATACTTGAAGGAATCGAAAAACTTCGCGGCTAGGAATTCGTGGGACGAAGGTCGtgaatagtgaggccattctgtgattagttaAAAAATTGTTTAGGGCCCCTTAACACACGCTTGAAATTTCGAAGTTGAGGCCAGGCACTAGTGAACGGGGAAGTTCGTCTGTTTACCATAATCCAAGACTAGCACCAGTTTACGGACATTGGTCCTTAAAATGTGCTACGAAATACATTGGTGTTGTAGTTGGGTTTCCCAAAAGCCTGCTCTTGGCAGTTAGATACAccacactgcatttttttttttagttctcgaGGTGGATATTTCGTATCGGTTTGGTGCTGGTCTTAGAATTTCGAACTGAAGAAAACGGCAGATTGGGCGAGTTAGTGGTTTTCCATAACGTTTAAAAGCGGCGCTAAAACTCGCCGTCTGTGTACCATGCTCTATTCTGTTGTCCGGTGTACGTTTTTAGCGCTGTTCTTAAACATTTTAGAATTTCGGTTGAGCCGCATGCGTTCAGTATTCCCTCTGCTTCAATGTCTCATTTGAAACGTATGTGTTGCAAATCTATTGAAGTTAATTACTGGATGATTTGATTAGATAACTAGACATTGCAATTTCTTGTACAGAATCTTCCCGCTCCTGGAAAAAGCACTTAGAATGCTATCTGCAACATGACATACAAGAAAATTCTATTCGAACAAAATAATCCGAGGACACTTAAGCCGTTCTTTTGAGTtccgaatgcgaaagcattaatgcccaattgaacgccgctgaggtgtctttcgagttttgcgctgcgagcaagctaccatagcggtacgtgctgcacgagccagcaagcagcagcagactGTGGTGCCAACGCCGCTGGCCGCCggcgtcctgcgcgacgagagaccgaggacgcagcagcggccaccaaggccggcaggcccACGCAGCAGCTACGCCCAGTGGGGGGTGAGAGAGAGACACTCCGCGCGCCGCCTTTCGAGAGCGAGGCGCGCGCTTGTGACGTggtgtcgcggcgatgccctctacccttacgcaacacctggcgcgctgttGCGGCAGCAGATGTCCCGTTTCGctcactctgctccgtcgaggcgcgctcgtgacgtggcgttgcagccaatgggaaattATGTGCCGGTTACCTGGTACAGACACCGGCTATTTCGCTCCAGGGGCCATTTGATGTATTCGCAtcaaaaagggaaaaagaaagacgtgACCTATCCTCCGTCACGCCTTTTTACATGCATACAAATCATACTCTTGAGAATGCGCCCCATAGCAATGAAAGTACCCTCCTAGACCCGTTATCCCTGCCAAATGAGTGTCGGCTGTGCTGCATGCACGTCTGGCTTTGCAATGTGCTGAGAAGAGCACTGCTATACGTAGTTTCTCTTTGATAGTATCAAGCGCCATGCGCGACAACTCGCCGCACCTTGCCCTTTATTATGCGCCAGAGAAGCCGGTGCTACAGCCACAGATTTCGATTCCCGCATTCAAGAGGCACTATTTTTGCTCACACCGACTCTTCTCATGTTCTTttactcttttcctttttttttctgctcttgcAGCTCCTTTCGCTGCTGCTGAGCCTGCTGCTCATCTACGACGTCTTTTTCGTGTTCATCACGCCATTTCTGCGTGCGGTAAGAACACTTGGCGTTGCAGCCACAACATTTCTGTGTTCCTGTGCGGTACTAGTTCCATATTCCGCCATGCAGCTTCATACTAGAGCGCGAAGTCATGGGAGCTTGCGTAGCTCCTGTGGGCGCGAACGCGAATATCGGACCGTATTAGATATCCGTAGGGAAGTTGTTTTTTTGCCGTGGCAATTACACGGACACTGGAGGCGCTTTCACGCTGTCGCAGCCATGTTGCTATACTAGGCGTGACGGCCCATGCGTGGCCAGTGCGCCGAGTGTTGGAGGTCACGTCATCTGTTGCAGGGGCGAAGGCGATCGTGTCAAGGCGAACCGACGAGGATGCTGCATCGATGTGCGAGCGTCACGTGACATTTTGAGTTCTCGGAGGCGCAGCACAGTGAAATACTAAATTGAGCGGTAGCCCGGAGCGTTCGGCTTGCGGTAGCGGGGAGGCCCGCTCCCCGCTGGTCCTGCTCATTATCCCAGCCTTGTTACCGCTTGTGCTCACATTTATCGACTACGCTCACATTTATCGACTATGGCGAACCGGGCCAATTGGAACTTCATGTCAGCAGCAGCGAACGTTCAATTTGCTGCAATTTAATCTGCGAGTAAAAGTGTGACCCTTAATTATTTCATATGGTATTCTACTGTGGTTCGCCCTTCGAGCGTAACAGCGACTTTTTTTTAACCACTTGAACCTGGAAGCGAGGCCACGTGATTTCAGGAAATGTAGCGCTATCCTTGAAAACTGGTAACATTGATTTATCGACTACGACGTCCGGCACTAATTTATTGACAGGTAAAAGCAAGTCATTTACCTTACGGTAGAATTTCGTGCCTAATGCGTGGTAACATTTTGCGTCAGTTTATAGTACACCACTCTGACTAGTTGCTCTAGGAAACCCCGTGTATATCTTTCTTGGTGTATTCGTCGCAATATCAGCCATGAACACCCATTTTACTAAACAAGCGGACAGGAAACTATTATACCCGTGACGAAAGATAAGTCACTAACCATGCGACGTGAACTAATTAGTCTGTCGACTGTTAGCGCGCCTACGAAGCTTTGTTTCCTCCCTGGTGAACCACGCGGTAACCTTTGCGCGTGCCGCACCTGGTGCGACAATCGATCTCTTTCCAACGGCGTGCAGAATCGCGAGAGCGTGATGGTCGAGGTGGCCAAAGGAGGCAGCGTCATGGAGACGCTGCCCATGGTCATCAAATTCCCTCGGGTCGTGCGAGGCCCCTACCAGAAATGCTTCCTGCTCAAATTCTCCATCCTGGGCCTCGGCGACATCTTGGCACCAGGCGAGTAACATCagttggacaaaaaaaaaaaaacaggctatGCACCCATGGCTCGCTACACGAACCTTTTTGATATTGCGCCCCACAcgaatgcggcctccgcggccggcAATCGAGTACGCGACCACGTGTTAGGCTGCGGCAAGCCATTGCCACTCGGAGATCGCAGTGAGTTTCCCGAAGACAATGTTAGTGTGGAGCGTACTTGGCGATCTATAAAACAGACATTACATGCGCAGGCGACAACGGATGCAAATGAATGTGTGCAATTGAGTTTCTCAGAGACGCTTCGCTGTGAAGTTCATTCGCAGAGCCTTGTTCTTTCTACTTGTTGTTTCAAGTGAGAGCTGTTGGTGCGCCGCTATGTCTGTTTTACGCCTACACATATGGTGAGAATCCGGCTTTCGCTCGCTCATGTCCAGTTTTAATTTGGGAGCTCAGAACCGGTACGTCACGGAATTGCAGCAAGCGCATAAAAGAGGTTACAAATGCAAGCTTCCTATGAAGACCAGGGCTTCGCAGTCCTCGGAAGGGACAAGCTGCTTTTTCTTACAGGGAGAGAAGTGGATAGATCAGAAATTACCTGCCTAACAAAGCTGACAGCTTTTACGCTCTAATCATTGCATATCAGCCAATAACAGTAATAACTATTCGCTTATTTGTGGTGTTTAGCGACAGTCTGCTTTCTTGTGTTTCATCGCAGGTCTCCTTTTGTCCTACTGCCACGCATTCGATCTTCTTGCCCTTGGAAAAAGATTCTACTTTTACATTTCGAGCGCTTGTAAGTAGTGGGCTCATTCCTAAACACTACCACGTATGGCGTTGTCGCAGCTGTGACTTTGATTGATTGTCGCAAACATATACTTGTTTGATATATCGCTTTATACAACACTTTGTAGatgttgagcaaaacgagaacaaggtgaaagcaggagcaaacgtttcgacaagtgaacttgtcttcttcaaggtcttGAAGCCCCGCCTTGAGGAAGACAAGTCAactagtcgaaacgttggctcctgctttcaccttgttctcgttttgctcatcgtcttgaatttccatctcccgccttccccgtgttttccctggactTTGTAGATCTGTATGACATGTAGGTGGAACACTATCGTCTGCTTGAACAGTCTTCTTAACCCTGCATAGTGGAGCACTGGCTGCAAGATAAATTTATTTTTCACAATTACACAGGCAACTGTTTTGATCTCTTTGGGTTGTCGATACACCAAGGTTAACAAAAAGCTGACACGTGAAATGCGCTTACAAAGCGGTGAAAATACTTACACGTCGTCGCAGCTTGAACCATCTCTCATGATATTGAGGCACACCTGAGCGCCGTAACAGGAAAGTAATATTTTGGGGGGCAGGCACCCTTTTCGTCAGATTACCTCTCTCTCTGGCTTACTCTTCCCAGATAGGCAGACTTTGTCTCCTAAGCGATTACATGAATCAGAATTATTGGCATCATGTGCGCTTGTTTGTGATGGCCGTGGAAACCACAGAAGGCTCGGCACAAGTATGTCGCGTTTATCGTTCAAGTACAACCACGCAAATACTGTGCTGCAAGGTTTACGGGCTTTCAAGAATCATTAAAGCAAGACGTAAAGAAGGTCATAT
Proteins encoded in this window:
- the LOC129383178 gene encoding signal peptide peptidase-like 2B; its protein translation is MEEEFTVPLSPKLVVMFVMHMSVMLLMLYYFYRYLVYFIVVLFALASAAALISCLEPLVSRINIGTSKVPNKFPTCFQTPMEVRQVALLAFGIFVAIAWFLLRRNDTFGWILQDVLGVAFCINMLKSFHLPNLKLLSLLLSLLLIYDVFFVFITPFLRANRESVMVEVAKGGSVMETLPMVIKFPRVVRGPYQKCFLLKFSILGLGDILAPGLLLSYCHAFDLLALGKRFYFYISSASYGLGMVATFAALELMHNAQPALLYLVPFTIIPTVTTAWFKGHLFAIWNGVKLPDSYSRHQATDESKNPTPRSSPGNRGVAATRSTVKLIPDDEEDTVNGAGMQQKRKSKTSEDPGERKEPRGDR